One genomic window of Myxococcus guangdongensis includes the following:
- a CDS encoding AHH domain-containing protein: MRWVWFVALLLCMGGCTTTRVVHVDMGGDRKRVHESVDVDPVEVREEEFKSTLTRLILDLRMDVAFREADAADQRGWVRSRTLIASSNGLAESSDGGSPESLYARLCPDGDECLTFVGGTGLTFSRKDRTLMALSFALDAIWESVEIEVGKVLNPTTLKAMLTSAALTVLLTLALPEPITKAIAVALTAAMVAYLGVVPVWEIGQGFVRLWDDAEKATSASALQDIGHRFGKVLGTNGSRVLVLVLMTALGGKSAMASQGPRLPGFAQAALRGQAEAGFHLGAAMSGGVTAITLPAAGVLNVALAPGAAAALALYSEGRYPGDDEGPTHHICTNKNTKSPNSGGPWTPLCEKLFTRAGLSLNDVSNLVRLKAHEGPHPQAYHQAVINRLQKSLGRCKSEETCRPRLVEELAKIADELMTPGSDLRRLIVVGG; encoded by the coding sequence ATGCGATGGGTTTGGTTTGTTGCTTTGTTGCTTTGCATGGGCGGATGTACGACGACCCGTGTCGTCCACGTTGACATGGGCGGCGACAGGAAGAGGGTCCATGAGTCGGTGGACGTTGACCCAGTCGAGGTGCGCGAGGAGGAGTTCAAGTCGACCCTCACCCGTCTCATCCTCGACTTGCGGATGGACGTCGCCTTCCGCGAAGCCGATGCGGCCGACCAGCGCGGTTGGGTGCGATCCAGGACCCTGATCGCATCCTCGAACGGACTTGCGGAGTCGAGCGATGGAGGTTCACCTGAATCGCTCTACGCGCGCCTCTGCCCTGACGGAGACGAGTGTCTGACCTTCGTGGGAGGGACGGGGCTGACGTTCTCTCGCAAGGACCGGACGCTCATGGCGCTGTCCTTCGCACTCGACGCCATTTGGGAGAGCGTTGAAATCGAGGTCGGCAAGGTGCTGAACCCCACAACCCTCAAGGCCATGCTGACCTCGGCCGCTTTGACGGTGCTCCTCACCCTGGCGCTTCCCGAGCCCATCACCAAGGCCATCGCGGTAGCGCTGACGGCGGCGATGGTGGCCTATCTCGGCGTGGTGCCAGTCTGGGAGATTGGCCAGGGCTTCGTGCGCCTGTGGGACGACGCTGAGAAGGCGACGAGCGCAAGCGCGTTGCAGGACATCGGACATCGGTTCGGCAAGGTGCTCGGGACCAATGGCAGTCGCGTCTTGGTACTCGTCCTCATGACGGCCCTCGGAGGAAAAAGCGCAATGGCCTCCCAAGGCCCCAGACTACCGGGCTTTGCGCAGGCCGCGCTTCGCGGACAGGCCGAGGCAGGGTTCCATCTCGGGGCAGCGATGAGTGGCGGAGTGACAGCCATCACGCTGCCTGCTGCTGGGGTGTTGAACGTGGCGTTGGCACCTGGAGCTGCTGCCGCACTGGCGCTGTACTCAGAGGGGCGGTATCCGGGAGATGACGAAGGCCCCACTCACCACATCTGCACGAACAAGAACACCAAATCACCCAACTCCGGTGGGCCATGGACTCCGTTGTGCGAGAAGCTATTCACCCGCGCGGGGTTGAGTCTGAACGATGTTTCAAATCTGGTAAGACTGAAAGCCCACGAGGGGCCGCACCCCCAAGCGTACCATCAAGCTGTCATTAACCGGTTGCAGAAGTCGCTCGGAAGGTGCAAGTCGGAGGAGACGTGTCGGCCTCGACTGGTCGAGGAACTCGCAAAGATTGCGGACGAACTCATGACGCCAGGCTCGGACTTACGGCGTCTGATCGTTGTGGGTGGGTGA
- a CDS encoding imm11 family protein, protein MERHFYSVEIGDVPQWCLDTPAPAAGGVLEDPWMFMEGKPVPDPGLLKTQPFHHGDPRTFNVANADRMPIADEQVAKVFRELAPDDVQLFPVEVEGASQQFYVVNATKCFRCVDEKNSREIQMYPPDGAVPERVGEYRSITGLRIDTSRVENAHVFRPMGWEVALIVSEEVKARIEHIGNTGVYFNRVTGPPEPR, encoded by the coding sequence ATGGAGCGCCACTTCTATTCGGTAGAGATTGGGGATGTCCCGCAATGGTGCCTCGACACGCCTGCTCCCGCGGCAGGTGGCGTGCTGGAGGACCCTTGGATGTTCATGGAGGGGAAACCCGTGCCAGACCCGGGTCTCCTCAAGACCCAACCCTTCCACCATGGAGACCCGCGCACCTTCAATGTGGCCAACGCAGACCGCATGCCCATCGCCGATGAGCAAGTCGCCAAGGTCTTCCGGGAACTTGCGCCCGACGATGTGCAGTTGTTCCCGGTAGAGGTCGAGGGCGCGTCGCAGCAGTTCTACGTCGTCAACGCCACCAAGTGCTTCAGGTGTGTCGACGAGAAGAACTCGCGGGAGATCCAGATGTACCCGCCGGACGGCGCTGTTCCTGAGCGCGTGGGAGAGTACCGGTCAATCACCGGGCTGCGAATTGACACATCGCGAGTCGAGAACGCGCATGTCTTCCGCCCGATGGGCTGGGAAGTCGCCTTGATTGTCTCCGAGGAGGTCAAGGCCCGGATTGAACACATTGGCAACACGGGCGTGTACTTCAACCGTGTGACCGGGCCTCCAGAGCCTCGCTGA
- a CDS encoding methyl-accepting chemotaxis protein: MRLSLVHKITLAPVVVALFFALLSMGYTIPRLRHAFEEQGHEMSMAVPTALASAMADLLRNREQQEVQPTLDAVAREGALAYVALLDARGALVAVSGPHASILREHVEGLAVSKEGTPLEAQGVELLDMAAQVSGGLGSVHVGFNRTDARGRIEGVLGSMQMVLLVVLVVLMGAAWVLSRRMVAPLVSLTEAVRRIAEHGDLREPVHVSTRDEVGELALAVGILVGKLKDLLHQLHSSTELLSDSVIGLNESASEQNQMVSRQAAAVQETQVTAQEIRQTALLASNSAQSVIEVAERAEALGRTGEEAVAASIDGLVDLRSQVEQITERIMSLGERTQQIGGITETVKDLADQSHLLAVNAAIEAARSGEHGKGFAVVAREIRALADQSIRATNQVRKILNDIGEAIAGTVQITAEGTQRMEAGLAQARASGDTLRELTTIVQDSTASARQIAQTVNQQATGIEQIFTAVNELNAVMGDTVNRISSTNESAVSLKMLSERVAEVVRAYRV, from the coding sequence ATGCGACTCTCCCTCGTCCATAAAATCACCCTGGCGCCCGTCGTCGTGGCGCTGTTCTTCGCCCTGCTGTCCATGGGCTACACCATTCCGCGCCTGCGCCACGCCTTCGAGGAGCAGGGCCACGAGATGAGCATGGCGGTGCCGACCGCGCTCGCCTCGGCGATGGCGGACCTGCTGCGCAACCGCGAGCAGCAGGAGGTCCAGCCCACGCTGGATGCCGTGGCCCGGGAGGGCGCGCTGGCCTATGTGGCGCTGCTGGATGCGCGGGGCGCGCTGGTCGCGGTGTCCGGTCCGCATGCGTCCATCCTTCGCGAGCACGTGGAGGGGCTGGCTGTCTCGAAGGAAGGCACGCCGCTCGAGGCACAGGGCGTGGAGCTGCTCGACATGGCCGCGCAGGTCTCCGGCGGGCTCGGCTCCGTCCACGTGGGCTTCAACCGCACCGACGCTCGTGGCCGCATCGAGGGCGTGCTCGGGAGCATGCAGATGGTCCTGCTCGTCGTGCTCGTGGTGTTGATGGGCGCGGCGTGGGTGTTGAGCCGCCGCATGGTCGCGCCGCTCGTCTCGCTCACGGAGGCTGTGCGCCGCATCGCCGAGCATGGGGACCTGCGTGAGCCCGTGCACGTCTCGACGCGGGATGAAGTGGGGGAGCTGGCGCTCGCGGTGGGCATCCTGGTGGGCAAACTCAAGGACCTGTTGCACCAGCTCCACTCGTCGACGGAGTTGCTGAGTGACTCCGTGATCGGGCTCAACGAGTCCGCGAGCGAGCAGAACCAGATGGTCTCCCGGCAGGCGGCGGCGGTGCAGGAGACGCAGGTGACGGCGCAGGAGATCCGCCAGACGGCGCTGCTCGCGTCCAACTCCGCGCAGTCCGTCATCGAGGTGGCCGAGCGCGCCGAGGCGCTGGGCAGGACGGGCGAGGAGGCCGTGGCGGCCAGCATCGACGGGCTGGTGGACCTGCGCTCCCAGGTGGAGCAGATCACCGAGCGCATCATGTCGCTGGGCGAGCGCACGCAGCAGATCGGCGGAATCACGGAGACGGTGAAGGACCTGGCGGACCAGTCCCACCTGCTCGCGGTGAACGCGGCCATCGAGGCGGCGCGCTCGGGCGAGCACGGCAAGGGGTTCGCGGTGGTGGCCCGGGAGATTCGCGCGCTGGCGGACCAGTCCATCCGTGCGACCAATCAGGTGCGGAAGATCCTCAACGACATTGGCGAGGCGATTGCTGGCACGGTGCAGATCACGGCCGAGGGGACCCAGCGGATGGAGGCGGGGCTCGCGCAGGCCCGCGCGTCCGGGGACACGCTGCGCGAGCTGACGACCATCGTCCAGGACAGCACTGCGTCCGCGCGGCAGATTGCCCAGACGGTGAACCAACAGGCCACCGGCATCGAGCAGATCTTCACCGCGGTCAATGAGCTGAACGCGGTGATGGGCGATACGGTGAATCGCATCTCCTCCACCAACGAGTCGGCTGTGTCGTTGAAGATGCTCTCCGAACGTGTGGCCGAGGTGGTCCGGGCGTACCGGGTTTGA
- a CDS encoding ATP-binding protein, with product MTRDDSKAPRRLADLLRQGMSQAKQQPSAGLAQLEADWKQRELERKRAEAEEKARHESDQARAWPSQLERWGAPAGVGLGGETPLETAAIRAARHVTRERLRTLLLSGGAGSGKTTGACHLFRAAVRTERGLSSWDSSAGLFVDWARLLRVGDSDDEDRRLLQRMAEVRVLVLDDVRGVPGEALGPRHRELLEGLVEQRDRPERVTAYTTRLPVQRREGGPSLFAEYVGARVVTRMSRQGTFHLADCGSRDLRQGAKP from the coding sequence ATGACACGGGACGACTCGAAGGCGCCTCGGCGGCTGGCGGACCTGCTGCGTCAGGGCATGTCCCAGGCGAAGCAGCAGCCCTCGGCGGGGCTGGCCCAGCTGGAGGCGGACTGGAAGCAGCGGGAGCTGGAGCGGAAGCGGGCCGAGGCGGAGGAGAAGGCGCGGCATGAGTCCGACCAGGCTCGCGCGTGGCCCTCGCAGTTGGAGCGGTGGGGGGCTCCGGCCGGAGTCGGCCTGGGTGGGGAGACGCCACTGGAGACGGCGGCGATTCGCGCGGCCCGGCACGTGACGCGGGAGCGGCTGCGCACGCTGTTGTTGTCGGGAGGCGCGGGCTCGGGGAAGACGACCGGGGCGTGCCACCTCTTCCGCGCCGCCGTGCGCACCGAACGGGGCCTGTCGTCGTGGGATTCGTCGGCGGGTCTCTTCGTCGATTGGGCGCGGCTGCTGCGTGTCGGTGATTCCGACGACGAGGACCGGCGGCTCCTCCAGCGGATGGCCGAGGTGCGCGTGCTGGTGCTGGACGATGTCCGCGGCGTGCCGGGGGAGGCGCTGGGGCCACGGCACCGGGAGCTGCTGGAAGGGCTGGTGGAGCAGCGGGACCGACCGGAGCGGGTGACGGCCTATACGACGCGCCTCCCGGTGCAGCGGCGCGAGGGCGGGCCCTCCCTGTTCGCCGAGTACGTGGGGGCCCGCGTGGTCACTCGCATGAGTCGCCAGGGGACGTTCCACCTGGCGGACTGTGGGAGCCGGGACTTGCGTCAGGGAGCGAAGCCTTGA
- a CDS encoding amidohydrolase, with protein sequence MEVTETLQRHEPAHAWRPLLTSAHEQLAPRLEAFYRDLHAHPELSMQEQQTAAKVAKWLEGSGYEVTTGVGRHGVVGMLRNGEGPTVLLRADMDGLPVEEKTGRPDASRVTVKDAQGNTVPVMHACGHDVHLTCLVGVADLLASSRNHWRGTLMMVAQPAEETLQGARAMMNDGLYARFGKPAVALAQHVGPLPVGLVGHHRGPSMMASASVRVRIHGKGGHGSQPHATVDPVVIAAYLVTRLQTIVSREVDLTRGGAVVSVGSLHAGHRANVIPDEAVLEMTVRTPTDALQDQLIEAISRMARAECDAGRAPRPPDVEVMSRTRVMVNDDPYYHRVRAAHAAWFGEDRLVDTGMVSGSEDFPYFDGRTSNDASSAEVPLVYWYFGGTSHDAWKRAPGRTLWEKLQSLPSNHSPHFDPSLDCLRFGCESMLLAALACLDEEPKAEQEPAPTAGKRLH encoded by the coding sequence ATGGAAGTGACGGAGACCTTGCAACGGCACGAGCCCGCGCATGCCTGGCGACCCCTGCTGACGTCCGCGCACGAGCAGCTCGCGCCGAGGCTGGAGGCGTTCTATCGGGACCTGCATGCGCACCCGGAGCTGTCCATGCAGGAGCAGCAGACGGCCGCGAAGGTGGCGAAGTGGTTGGAGGGCAGCGGCTACGAGGTGACGACGGGCGTGGGGCGTCACGGCGTCGTCGGCATGCTGCGCAACGGGGAAGGGCCCACGGTGCTCCTGCGCGCGGACATGGATGGGCTCCCGGTGGAGGAGAAGACGGGGCGGCCTGACGCGAGCCGGGTGACGGTGAAGGACGCTCAAGGCAACACGGTGCCGGTGATGCATGCCTGCGGGCATGACGTGCACCTGACGTGTCTGGTGGGCGTGGCGGACCTGCTCGCGTCGTCACGCAACCACTGGCGCGGCACGTTGATGATGGTGGCGCAGCCCGCGGAGGAGACGCTCCAGGGCGCGCGGGCGATGATGAACGACGGGCTGTATGCGCGCTTCGGCAAGCCGGCCGTGGCGCTCGCGCAGCACGTGGGGCCGCTGCCCGTGGGGCTGGTGGGGCACCACCGTGGCCCGTCGATGATGGCGTCCGCGAGCGTGCGGGTGCGCATCCACGGCAAGGGCGGGCATGGCTCGCAGCCACATGCGACGGTGGACCCCGTGGTCATCGCGGCCTACCTGGTGACGCGGCTGCAGACCATCGTCTCGCGCGAGGTGGACCTCACCCGGGGGGGCGCGGTGGTCTCGGTGGGGAGCCTGCACGCGGGGCATCGCGCGAACGTCATCCCGGACGAGGCGGTGCTGGAGATGACGGTGCGCACGCCGACCGACGCGCTCCAGGACCAGCTCATCGAGGCCATCTCGAGGATGGCGCGGGCGGAGTGTGACGCGGGGCGCGCGCCTCGGCCTCCAGACGTCGAGGTCATGAGCCGCACGCGGGTGATGGTGAACGATGACCCGTACTACCACCGGGTGCGTGCCGCGCACGCCGCGTGGTTCGGCGAGGACCGCCTGGTCGACACGGGCATGGTGAGCGGCAGCGAGGACTTCCCGTACTTCGACGGGCGCACGTCCAACGACGCGTCGAGTGCGGAGGTCCCGCTCGTCTACTGGTACTTCGGCGGCACGTCCCACGACGCGTGGAAGCGCGCTCCAGGCAGGACGCTCTGGGAGAAGCTGCAGAGCCTGCCATCGAACCACTCGCCGCACTTCGACCCGTCGCTCGACTGTCTGCGCTTCGGCTGTGAGTCGATGCTGCTGGCCGCGCTGGCGTGCCTGGACGAGGAGCCGAAGGCGGAGCAGGAGCCGGCGCCGACAGCAGGCAAGCGTCTGCACTGA
- the sugE gene encoding quaternary ammonium compound efflux SMR transporter SugE codes for MAWIILVIAGLLEVCWAIGLKYTEGFTRLVPSILTGTAIVASMFLLSTAAKTLPIGTAYAVWVGIGALGAAVLGVVLFHEPLTPMRIVFLSMLLVAIIGLKATSGVDH; via the coding sequence ATGGCGTGGATCATTCTCGTCATCGCGGGTCTGCTCGAGGTGTGCTGGGCCATCGGCCTCAAGTACACCGAGGGCTTCACCCGCCTTGTTCCCAGCATCCTCACGGGCACGGCCATCGTGGCCAGCATGTTCCTGTTGTCCACGGCGGCGAAGACGCTGCCCATCGGCACGGCCTACGCGGTGTGGGTGGGCATCGGGGCGCTCGGCGCCGCGGTGCTGGGCGTGGTGCTCTTCCACGAGCCGCTCACCCCGATGCGCATCGTGTTCCTGTCGATGCTGCTGGTCGCCATCATCGGTCTGAAGGCGACGAGCGGCGTGGATCACTGA
- a CDS encoding SulP family inorganic anion transporter gives MTKLTTTAGWRRARRYVPGLGWMSAYSRAWLRPDLLSALTIGAMLVPQGLAYAQIVGVRPVTGLYAGVAAMLAYALFGPSRHLMLGPEAGAAIIAASALGGVVSGEDPARYASLAALLALMVGLLSLVAGLFKTGALADFLSKPILIGYTNGAALIIIGSQLARMFGLERRAEDFPGQVLEVGRNLHGMHLPTVLLGVGIIGCLVLLRQWLPRLPGPLILVVLTTVAASVFQLRHAGVKVVGAIAASPPSFGWPSVGFSDVRALLPAALSLALVNYASSVLAGRLYADKHHYRLDGNQELLGQAAANVACAFTQGFPVTGSDSRTAVNDAMGGKSQLVGVVAAVLVAVFALFFTPLLQNLPLVTLGAIVIVAAVYLVDVSSLVALWRMRRVEAVLAVVTTAAVLVLGILQGILVAVALALGDLIRRAAHPHDAVLGEREGVPGWHDVTRHAGTHTVPGLLVYRFDAPMFFANARHLREQVRVLVARASPPVREVVLDASAVFDLDVTAAEGLEKLRQELEDDGIVLVIADANAPLRGMLRRTGMMERLGEQNVYLTVEAAVARFQALH, from the coding sequence GTGACGAAGCTCACGACGACAGCAGGCTGGCGGCGGGCCCGGCGGTACGTGCCAGGGCTGGGGTGGATGTCCGCCTACTCCCGGGCGTGGCTGCGTCCGGATCTGCTCTCCGCGCTGACGATTGGCGCGATGCTGGTGCCGCAGGGCCTGGCGTACGCGCAGATTGTCGGCGTGCGCCCGGTCACCGGCCTGTACGCGGGCGTGGCGGCCATGCTGGCCTACGCGCTCTTCGGTCCCTCGCGGCACCTGATGCTGGGGCCGGAGGCCGGCGCGGCCATCATCGCCGCGAGCGCGCTGGGCGGTGTCGTGTCGGGGGAGGACCCCGCGCGGTATGCGTCGCTCGCGGCGCTGCTGGCGTTGATGGTGGGGCTGTTGAGCCTGGTGGCGGGCTTGTTCAAGACAGGCGCGCTGGCGGACTTCCTCTCCAAGCCCATCCTCATCGGTTACACCAACGGGGCCGCGCTCATCATCATCGGCAGCCAGCTGGCGCGCATGTTCGGTCTGGAGCGGCGGGCCGAGGACTTCCCGGGACAGGTGCTGGAGGTCGGACGCAACCTGCACGGCATGCACCTGCCCACGGTGCTGCTGGGGGTGGGCATCATCGGGTGTCTCGTCCTGCTGAGGCAGTGGCTCCCGAGGTTGCCCGGGCCGCTCATCCTGGTGGTGCTCACCACCGTGGCGGCGAGCGTGTTCCAGCTCCGCCATGCGGGCGTGAAGGTGGTGGGGGCCATCGCCGCCTCGCCACCGTCGTTCGGGTGGCCCTCGGTGGGCTTCTCGGATGTGCGGGCGCTGCTGCCCGCGGCGCTCAGCCTGGCGCTGGTCAATTACGCGAGCTCGGTGCTCGCGGGGCGGCTGTATGCCGACAAGCACCACTATCGACTGGATGGGAACCAGGAGCTGCTGGGGCAGGCCGCGGCGAACGTGGCGTGTGCCTTCACGCAGGGGTTCCCGGTGACGGGCAGCGACTCACGCACGGCGGTCAACGACGCGATGGGCGGGAAGTCGCAGCTGGTGGGCGTGGTGGCCGCGGTGCTGGTCGCGGTCTTCGCGCTCTTCTTCACGCCGCTGCTCCAGAATCTGCCCCTGGTCACGCTGGGGGCCATCGTCATCGTCGCGGCGGTGTACCTGGTGGACGTGTCCTCCCTGGTGGCCCTGTGGCGGATGCGGCGCGTGGAGGCGGTCCTGGCGGTGGTGACGACGGCGGCGGTGCTGGTGCTCGGCATCCTCCAGGGCATCCTCGTCGCCGTCGCGCTCGCGCTGGGGGACCTCATCCGCCGGGCGGCGCATCCGCATGACGCCGTGCTCGGGGAGCGCGAGGGGGTCCCGGGGTGGCACGACGTCACGCGGCACGCGGGCACGCACACGGTCCCCGGGCTCCTGGTGTACCGCTTCGATGCGCCGATGTTCTTCGCCAACGCGCGGCACCTGCGCGAACAGGTGCGCGTCCTGGTGGCCCGGGCGTCGCCTCCGGTGCGCGAGGTGGTCCTGGACGCGAGCGCCGTGTTCGACCTGGACGTCACCGCGGCGGAGGGGCTGGAGAAGCTGCGTCAGGAGCTGGAGGACGACGGCATCGTCCTGGTCATCGCGGACGCGAACGCGCCGCTGCGAGGGATGCTGCGGCGCACGGGGATGATGGAGCGGCTGGGGGAGCAGAACGTCTACCTCACCGTCGAGGCCGCCGTGGCCCGGTTCCAGGCCCTGCATTGA
- a CDS encoding outer membrane beta-barrel protein produces the protein MPRCIARLVLLSSLLVPLVARGGPLRQAAEDPTEGFVEDAPPMAGRFTFNLGGGLVLPVGESHSRFKPGWGFLLGAGYHLTEHFGIRAEYQYSDFNLKHDILPDERVSGEHVMQYGDLNLFLGVLSGRRLGLYLTAGPGLYYRKVELSQFAGTGFIPVCDPWFFTCYTEVVPVDVILDSRSSTDIGVNGGVGFTYRLYGPVRVYLEARYHYIFGPEYQTATGARRANGQYLPINLGLRF, from the coding sequence ATGCCTCGGTGCATCGCCAGGCTCGTGCTGTTGTCCTCGCTGCTCGTCCCCCTGGTCGCGCGAGGAGGTCCGCTGAGACAAGCCGCGGAGGACCCCACGGAGGGCTTCGTGGAGGACGCGCCGCCGATGGCCGGGCGCTTCACCTTCAACCTGGGTGGCGGCCTCGTGCTCCCCGTCGGCGAATCCCACAGCCGATTCAAGCCGGGCTGGGGCTTCCTGCTCGGGGCCGGCTATCACCTCACCGAACACTTCGGCATTCGCGCCGAATACCAATACAGCGACTTCAACCTGAAGCACGACATCCTGCCGGACGAGCGCGTCTCCGGCGAGCACGTCATGCAGTACGGAGACCTCAACCTCTTCCTGGGCGTGCTGTCGGGCAGACGCCTCGGGCTCTACCTGACGGCGGGGCCGGGCCTGTACTACCGCAAGGTGGAGCTCTCCCAGTTCGCGGGCACGGGGTTCATCCCCGTGTGCGACCCCTGGTTCTTCACCTGCTACACGGAGGTCGTCCCGGTGGACGTCATCCTCGATTCGCGCAGCTCCACGGACATCGGGGTGAACGGCGGCGTGGGCTTCACGTACCGGCTCTACGGCCCGGTGCGCGTGTATCTGGAGGCGCGCTACCACTACATCTTCGGCCCCGAGTACCAGACGGCCACGGGCGCGCGCCGGGCGAACGGCCAGTACCTGCCCATCAACCTGGGGCTGCGCTTCTGA